A stretch of Coccidioides posadasii str. Silveira chromosome 2, complete sequence DNA encodes these proteins:
- the ERG6_1 gene encoding Delta(24)-sterol C-methyltransferase (EggNog:ENOG410PH10~COG:H~BUSCO:8149at33183): MASTKLEREDHARDAAFNKALHGDSAKARGGLRAMMSKDKAAQEAALDEYFKHWDKKPSADETEEIREARRAEYATLTRHYYNLATDMYEYGWGGSFHFCRFAYGEPFRQAIARHEHYLAHSIGLQEGQMVLDVGCGVGGPAREIAKFAGVNIVGLNNNDYQIERATRYAAKEGLSKQLRFTKGDFMQMSFEPNTFDAAYAIEATVHAPSLEGVYRQIYNSLKPGGVFGVYEWVMTDAYDNNNPVHREIRLGIEQGDGISNMVRATEALDAFKAAGFELIKAEDLADRGDDIPWYYPLAGSWKHMSSLWDVLTIARMTWWGRGLVHKFMGGMETIGLFPKGSQKTADSLAYAADCLVKGGEMKLFTPMYLMVGRKPE; this comes from the exons ATGGCCTCAACAAAGCTCGAACGAGAAGATCACGCTCGTGATGCAGCGTTTAACAAGGCTCTTCATGGCGACTCGGCCAAGGCCCGAGGTGGCTTGCGAGCAATGATGAGCAAGGATAAGGCGGCGCAAGAAGCTGCTTTGGATGAATATTTCAAGCATTGGGACAAGAAACCCTCTGCAGACGAGACAGAAGAGATCAGAGAA GCCAGAAGAGCGGAATATGCCACTTTAACAAGACA TTACTACAATCTGGCGACGGACATGTACGAATATGGATGGGGCGGTTCTTTCCACTTCTGTCGTTTCGCGTATGGCGAACCTTTCCGTCAGGCTATTGCTCGACACGAACATTATCTCGCACACTCCATCGGCCTCCAGGAGGGCCAGATGGTTCTTGATGTCGGCTGCGGCGTTGGTGGCCCCGCAAGAGAAATTGCCAAATTTGCCGGTGTCAATATTGTTGGTTTAAATAACAACGACTATCAAATTGAACGCGCAACTCGATATGCGGCGAAGGAAGGTTTGTCAAAGCAGCTCCGCTTCACAAAGGGTGACTTTATGCAAATGTCCTTTGAACCAAATACATTTGATGCTGCATATGCCATTGAGGCTACAGTTCACGCTCCTTCGCTTGAGGGCGTCTACAGACAGATTTACAACTCATTAAAACCCGGCGGTGTTTTTGGTGTATACGAATGGGTCATGACCGACGCTTATGATAACAACAACCCCGTCCACCGTGAGATCAGACTTGGTATCGAACAAGGAGATGGAATTTCGAACATGGTCAGGGCAACCGAAGCCCTTGATGCCTTTAAGGCCGCCGGTTTCGAACTCATCAAAGCTGAGGATCTAGCAGACCGTGGAGATGATATTCCATGGTACTATCCTCTGGCAGGTTCTTGGAAGCATATGTCCTCCCTTTGGGATGTACTCACCATTGCCCGTATGACATGGTGGGGACGTGGTTTGGTTCATAAGTTTATGGGTGGTATGGAGACGATTGGTTTGTTCCCAAAGGGTTCACAGAAGACAGCAGACAGCTTAGCATATGCTGCCGACTGCTTGGTCAAGGGTGGTGagatgaagctcttcactccCATGTACTTGATGGTGGGAAGGAAACCAGAGTGA
- the SLT11 gene encoding Pre-mRNA-splicing factor slt11 (BUSCO:389547at4751~EggNog:ENOG410PH4S~COG:A~BUSCO:9413at33183): MPPQIKQDINRSGWETTDFPSVCEQCLPDNPYVQMLKEDYAAECKICTRPMTVFRWKADRTARTKATNICLTCARLKNCCQCCMLDLSFGLPIVVRDAALKMVAPGPQSSINREYYAQEHEKELEEGRGAVEEYEKTDEKARELLRRLARSEPYYKRQRRLEASGATEGGQTGQKQIGYGSGPGPIRTSDTRQGGHPPGRGRGNAGRGRGGRVFPSAAQLPPGPQDILPPADPNITSLFLSGVEDDLPEHAIRSFFTPFGIIRSLICSHRSHCAFVNYATREAAEAAAAHCQGKAVIQGCPLRVKWGKPRPLDSMEREERMQYAREGRQTAAAAKAAGGGQRAVEGAPVSGDLHDAAGSGDRPTYAVAPPPGKEEVQYASMAGD, encoded by the coding sequence ATGCCTCCACAAATAAAGCAAGATATCAATCGGTCTGGCTGGGAAACAACGGATTTCCCCTCCGTTTGCGAACAATGTTTACCCGATAATCCTTACGTCCAGATGCTCAAAGAAGACTATGCCGCGGAATGCAAGATATGTACGCGCCCCATGACAGTGTTTCGATGGAAGGCCGATCGAACCGCACGAACAAAGGCTACAAATATCTGTTTGACATGCGCGCGACTTAAGAACTGCTGCCAGTGCTGCATGCTCGATCTGTCGTTCGGTCTTCCGATCGTGGTACGTGATGCGGCGTTAAAGATGGTTGCGCCTGGCCCGCAGAGTTCGATAAACAGAGAATATTATGCGCAGGAGCACGAAAAAGAGCTTGAAGAAGGCCGTGGTGCGGTAGAAGAATACGAGAAAACCGATGAAAAGGCCCGCGAACTGTTACGGAGATTGGCAAGGAGTGAACCATATTACAAGAGACAACGTCGGCTGGAGGCGAGCGGGGCCACGGAGGGCGGACAAACAGGACAAAAGCAAATAGGATATGGATCGGGCCCTGGGCCTATTAGAACAAGCGACACTCGTCAAGGAGGCCACCCACCCGGACGTGGAAGAGGAAATGCGGGTCGCGGGCGTGGTGGCCGAGTGTTCCCAAGCGCCGCTCAGCTACCACCTGGACCACAAGATATACTCCCCCCAGCAGACCCGAACATCACATCCCTTTTCCTTAGCGGTGTCGAAGATGATCTGCCAGAACATGCGATCCGAAGTTTCTTCACCCCTTTTGGCATCATTCGCTCCCTTATTTGCTCACATCGATCTCACTGCGCCTTCGTTAACTATGCCACACGAGAAGCTGCAGAAGCTGCAGCCGCTCATTGCCAAGGAAAAGCAGTCATTCAAGGATGCCCGTTAAGAGTGAAGTGGGGTAAACCACGACCTCTAGATAGTATGGAACGGGAAGAGAGGATGCAATATGCGCGGGAAGGTAGACAGACGGCGGCTGCCGCCAAAGCTGCTGGTGGTGGGCAGAGGGCTGTCGAAGGTGCGCCAGTCAGCGGTGATTTGCATGATGCTGCGGGATCAGGAGATAGACCTACCTACGCCGTGGCTCCTCCTCCCGGAAAAGAAGAGGTTCAGTATGCCAGTATGGCAGGCGACTGA
- the MZM1 gene encoding Mitochondrial zinc maintenance protein 1, mitochondrial (EggNog:ENOG410PSY1~COG:A), producing MASSVNGMNAYRQLLRAMRIAFEGDFRTYHAARTEARRQFDMNRQLGEGTPALIQNALEVAHILKTNIVQGEKVETTNEKGETVDRYSLRIHEHIERGDNDTVKTAGKEKVKVKPCSK from the exons ATGGCATCCTCAGTGAACGGGATGAATGCTTACCGCCAGCTTCTTCGCGCAATGCGCATCGCATTCGAAG GTGACTTCCGAACGTACCACGCCGCTCGTACCGAAGCCCGGAGGCAATTCGACATGAACCGCCAATTGGGAGAGGGCACACCCGCGCTGATCCAAAATGCGCTGGAAGTAGCGCATATTTTGAAAACAAACATAGTGCAGGGAGAAAAAGTTGAAACAACGAATGAGAAGGGGGAGACCGTAGATCGTTACT CTTTGAGGATACATGAGCATATTGAGCGTGGGGATAACGATACTGTCAAGACGGCTGGAAAAGAGAAGGTGAAGGTGAAGCCCTGCTCGAAGTAG
- a CDS encoding uncharacterized protein (BUSCO:353991at4751~EggNog:ENOG410PGPX~COG:O~BUSCO:10292at33183), producing MATPEIVHLPLPHLPDGWDGGEKGFKVLGSLSAANQRTVEPVGPHFLAHARRKRHNRTFSEDDRILAQENVKKVEDEDDGEISEPEDPIMLQRDAKDWKGQDHYAVLGLSKYRYKATNEQIKRAHRKKVLRHHPDKKAASGDSDENDNFFKCIQKATEILLDPVRRRQWDSVDELANVSPPGPKKKGDFFKLWSPYFESEARFSKITPVPMLGDENSTKEEVEEFYNFWYNFDSWRSFEYEDEDVPDDNENRDHKRHIERKNANARRKKKTEDTARLRKTVDDALAADARIKKFRREEHANKNKRRLEREAEAKRLAEEKEKARLEEERLKKEREEAAKAEKAEGKKAKEAAKNAAKKNKRVLKGSVKDVNYFVESGDASVAQIDSVLGDVEQIMSQINNEELAALAGKLGKAGKDAAAVKAVYAEEAARLVGDGKIKDTDIKIFRT from the exons ATGGCGACTCCCGAAATTGTGCATCTCCCATTGCCTCACTTGCCTGATGGCTGGGATGGTGGTGAGAAGGGGTTCAAAGTCTTGGGAAGTTTGTCTGCTGCAAACCAACGGACCGTTGAGCCCGTTGGGCCACATTTTTTAGCTCATGCTCGGAGA AAACGCCATAATCGCACTTTCTCCGAAGATGACCGCATCCTCGCGCAGGAAAATGTGAAGAAGGTTGAGGATGAAGACGATGGCGAGATCTCCGAGCCCGAAGACCCTATCATGCTCCAGAGGGATGCAAAGGACTGGAAG GGACAAGATCACTACGCAGTCCTCGGCTTAAGTAAATACCGCTACAAGGCCACCAATGAGCAAATCAAGCGTGCCCACCGCAAGAAGGTCCTCCGTCATCATCCTGACAAGAAGGCTGCTTCAGGTGACTCAGATGAGAATGACAACTTCTTCAAATGCATCCAGAAGGCCACAGAGATCCTCCTTGACCCGGTGCGCCGTCGACAATGGGATTCGGTCGATGAGTTGGCCAATGTTTCACCACCAGGCCCTAAGAAGAAGGGCGATTTCTTCAAACTCTGGTCCCCTTATTTCGAATCTGAAGCCCGATTTTCCAAGATCACACCAGTTCCTATGCTGGGCGACGAGAATAGTACAAAGGAAGAAGTTGAGGAGTTTTATAATTTCTGGTACAACTTCGACAGCTGGAGATCATTTGAATATGAAGACGAAGATGTCCCCGATGATAATGAAAACCGTGATCATAAACGCCACATTGAACGCAAGAATGCTAACGCTAGgcggaagaagaagacggaAGATACTGCCCGTCTACGAAAAACAGTAGACGATGCTCTTGCAGCCGATGCTCGTATCAAGAAATTCCGTCGAGAAGAGCATGCAAACAAGAACAAGCGCAGACTAGAAAGGGAAGCTGAGGCCAAACGTCTTGctgaggagaaggagaaagcTAGGCTGGAAGAGGAGCGGCTGAAGAAAGAACGTGAAGAAGCCGCCAAGGCCGAAAAGGCTGAAGGGAAGAAAGCCAAGGAAGCTGCCAAGAATGCTGCGAAGAAGAACAAGCGTGTGCTGAAAGGAAGTGTGAAGGACGTCAATTACTTTGTGGAGTCTGGTGACGCGTCTGTGGCACAGATTGATAGTGTGCTTGGGGATGTGGAACAGATTATGAGCCAAATTAATAATGAGGAGCTTGCTGCGCTCGCTGGAAAGCTTGGCAAAGCCGGCAAGGATGCCGCTGCGGTCAAGGCGGTGTATGCCGAGGAGGCAGCGAGATTGGTCGGAGACGGAAAGATAAAAGATACAGATATCAAGATCTTCAGAacttaa
- a CDS encoding uncharacterized protein (EggNog:ENOG410PKN7~COG:P~BUSCO:3572at33183), with translation MATTKKPNILYIMADQMAAPLLSIYDRSSLIKTPNIEKLAESGVVFESAYCNSPLCAPSRFTMVSGQLPSRIGGYDNASDLPADTPTYAHYLRAQGYHTALSGKMHFAGPDQLHGYEERLTSDIYPGDYGWTVDWDQPELRKDWYHDMSSVMEAGPCVRSNQLDFDDEVVHRASQYLYDHVRYRTGQPFCLTVSMTHPHDPYTMTRDYWDMYEDVEIPLPKTSAVSQDKLDPHSQRVLKIIDLWGKEIPEERIKAARRAYFAACTYVDTQIGRLMNVLKNCGLADDTIVVFTGDHGDMLGEKGLWYKMVWYEMSARVPMIVHAPAKYQPKRVKENVSTMDLLPTFVAMSGSSVDPSLPLDGVSLMPYLDERSSGEKTDTVLGEYMAEGTLAPVVMIRRGPWKFIYSPIDPPMLFNVEADPTESINLAEGIPLPSHHVVAKESPQAAVSNPTGPVPLPTPVTSPSPEALPVPFFSQANTSNPSIFTPPRSPSPNKATTVINGAKTSVDITSLLASFIKEVHARWDFKRLQAEVLHSQRRRRLVYSALIKGKITAWDYTPMSDGSQMYIRNVGQSALGNVEYLNRWPRVGREVQYRP, from the exons ATGGCCACCACAAAAAAGCCTAACATCCTCTACATTATGGCAGACCAGATGGCTGCTCCGCTCCTTTCCATTTACGACCGTTCCTCCCTAATTAAGACCCCTAATATTGAGAAACTTGCAGAGTCTGGAGTTGTCTTTGAATCTGCATATTGCAACTCTCCACTCTGTGCCCCCTCACGCTTCACTATGGTCAGCGGGCAGCTGCCTTCGCGCATTGGCGGCTATGATAATGCTAGTGACCTTCCTGCTGATACGCCTACATACGCACACTATCTGCGTGCTCAAGGCTACCATACGGCACTCTCTGGAAAGATGCACTTTGCGGGTCCAGACCAACTGCATGGCTATGAAGAACGCCTAACCAGCGACATCTACCCGGGTGATTACGGGTGGACTGTGGATTGGGATCAGCCG GAGCTTCGCAAAGATTGGTATCATGACATGTCGTCCGTGATGGAGGCAGGGCCGTGCGTCCGGAGCAACCAACTCGATTTCGACGATGAGGTTGTTCATCGGGCTTCGCAATACTTGTATGACCATGTCCGATATCGTACGGGTCAGCCCTTCTGCCTTACTGTCTCCATGACGCATCCCCATGATCCTTACACCATGACCAGGGATTATTGGGATATGTACGAGGACGTTGAGATCCCTCTTCCCAAGACCTCTGCGGTTTCCCAGGACAAGCTTGATCCTCATTCACAGCGCGTGCTGAAGATTATTGATTTATGGGGCAAGGAGATCCCTGAGGAGCGTATCAAGGCTGCTCGTCGTGCTTATTTTGCTGCTTGTACCTATGTGGATACGCAAATAGGCAGGCTTATGAACGTTCTGAAGAATTGCGGATTGGCGGATGATACAATTGTTGTATTTACTGGCGACCATGGTGACATGCTGGGGGAGAAGGGGCTGTGGTATAAGATGGTGTGGTATGAAATGTCTGCAAGAGTGCCAATGATTGTACATGCACCTGCGAAATACCAGCCGAAACGGGTCAAGGAGAATGTATCTACTATGGATCTACTACCCACATTCGTTGCAATGAGTGGTAGCTCTGTTGACCCTTCTTTGCCCCTTGATGGTGTCTCTTTGATGCCTTATCTCGATGAGCGCTCTAGTGGTGAGAAGACCGACACAGTATTGGGAGAATACATGGCAGAAGGTACACTGGCTCCGGTAGTTATGATCCGCCGCGGCCCATGGAAATTCATCTACTCACCCATCGATCCCCCGATGCTTTTCAATGTGGAAGCAGACCCCACCGAGTCCATTAACCTCGCCGAAGGAATCCCACTGCCATCACATCATGTGGTCGCCAAAGAAAGCCCCCAAGCAGCAGTTTCGAACCCCACTGGCCCGGTTCCTCTTCCAACACCAGTCACCTCTCCTAGCCCTGAAGCACTCCCGGTCCCATTTTTCTCTCAAGCAAACACTTCAAACCCCTCCATCTTCACACCGCCCCGCAGCCCAAGCCCCAATAAGGCTACTACCGTTATTAACGGTGCTAAAACGTCCGTCGATATAACGAGCCTCCTGGCGTCATTCATCAAAGAAGTCCATGCCCGTTGGGACTTTAAGCGTCTCCAGGCAGAAGTCTTGCATTCTCAGCGCCGCCGTCGACTAGTCTACTCGGCTTTGATCAAAGGTAAGATCACAGCTTGGGATTATACGCCTATGTCGGATGGAAGTCAGATGTATATCCGCAATGTTGGACAGAGTGCCCTGGGCAATGTTGAGTATTTGAACCGCTGGCCCAGAGTGGGCAGGGAGGTGCAGTATCGTCCATAA
- a CDS encoding uncharacterized protein (EggNog:ENOG410PG2G~COG:F~MEROPS:MER0037714~BUSCO:7067at33183), which produces MAPNVMTNGSNGSKSNYSRTIYYGTFLHLPRVPDISATPNSPPKYRLIVNHGALWVNDATGRIEGFNWHLENESGLYDFIERYGWKSDEKGHPTKSVRIVRQRHEKNGFFFPGFVDTHIHAPQYPNSGIFGSSMLLDWLETYTFPLESSFGNKETPELAPQSAHTAYNRVVSRTLSHGTTCAAYFATIHVPATNLLADICRSRGQRAFIGRVCMDNTETCRDYYRDESSEQSITATKASIAHIRSIDPDGHLVRPVITPRFALSCTAQALSELGALAASTSPPTYIQTHISENKDEIQGVLSQFPDCSSYAEVYDKAALLTPHTILAHGIHLTKAERDLIRSRGSSISHCPASNSAIGSGLCPVRTLLDDGIPVGLGTDVSGGYSPSILEAARQACLVSRLLSFQNGNSGEKTSNTSGREKLSVEEVLYLATRGGAKAVRMEDDIGGFEVGMLWDAQMIELGAIVGEDDDGDEGKGSVDLFGWENWEEKLAKWMWSGDDRNVKAVWVGGQLVHGNISDRCTP; this is translated from the exons ATGGCACCGAACGTCATGACGAATGGATCCAACGGTTCGAAGAGTAACTACTCACGGACCATCTATTATGGGACATTCCTCCATCTTCCGCGCGTACCTGATATTTCAGCAACGCCAAACTCACCACCAAAGTATCGATTAATTGTCAATCATGGTGCTTTGTGGGTAAATGATGCGACTGGGAGAATCGAGGGATTCAACTGGCATTTGGAAAACGAAAGTGGATTGTACGACTTTATTGAGAGATATGGTTGGAAATCAGATGAAAAGGGTCATCCAACAAAGTCTGTGCGGATAGTGAGGCAGAGACACGAGAAGAACGGGTTCTTTTTCCCCGGGTTTGTGG ACACTCATATCCATGCACCGCAATACCCAAACTCTGGCATTTTTGGCTCGTCAATGCTCCTGGACTGGTTAGAAACCTATACGTTTCCGCTGGAATCATCGTTTGGAAACAAAGAAACCCCCGAGCTTGCTCCTCAAAGTGCACACACCGCATATAACCGTGTAGTATCCCGCACCTTGTCCCATGGCACCACCTGTGCCGCCTACTTCGCTACAATCCATGTCCCCGCTACTAACCTGCTAGCGGACATATGCCGTTCTCGCGGCCAAAGAGCATTTATAGGCCGTGTTTGCATGGACAACACCGAAACATGTCGTGATTACTACCGGGACGAATCTTCCGAGCAATCCATCACTGCCACGAAGGCCTCAATCGCCCATATCCGTTCTATAGATCCAGATGGTCACCTCGTCCGGCCAGTCATCACACCTCGCTTTGCGCTCTCCTGCACTGCCCAAGCCCTCTCCGAACTCGGTGCACTCGCTGCGTCAACTTCGCCGCCAACCTATATCCAAACCCACATCTCTGAAAACAAGGACGAGATCCAAGGCGTCCTATCCCAATTCCCGGACTGCAGCAGCTACGCAGAGGTATACGACAAAGCCGCATTGCTCACCCCGCACACCATTCTCGCGCACGGTATTCATCTAACCAAGGCTGAGCGGGATTTAATTCGTTCCCGCGGTTCGTCAATATCCCACTGCCCTGCGTCAAACTCGGCCATTGGCTCTGGATTATGCCCTGTCCGGACGCTCCTGGACGACGGCATACCTGTGGGTCTGGGAACGGATGTAAGTGGAGGTTATAGCCCGAGTATACTTGAGGCGGCGAGGCAGGCATGCCTGGTGTCAAGGCTGCTTTCATTCCAAAACGGAAATTCTGGAGAGAAAACATCAAATACCAGTGGGCGGGAGAAATTGAGTGTTGAAGAGGTGCTCTATTTGGCGACGCGTGGTGGGGCTAAAGCAGTTAGGATGGAGGACGATATTGGTGGGTTTGAGGTGGGCATGTTGTGGGATGCGCAGATGATCGAGTTGGGTGCGATCGTGGGAGAGGACGACGATGGTGATGAAGGTAAAGGCAGCGTGGATCTTTTTGGATGGGAGAATTGGGAAGAGAAGCTTGCGAAGTGGATGTGGTCTGGTGACGATAGAAATGTCAAGGCCGTGTGGGTGGGAGGACAGCTGGTCCATGGGAATATATCCGACAGATGTACCCCATAA
- the GCV2 gene encoding glycine decarboxylase subunit P (BUSCO:20600at4751~EggNog:ENOG410PGZA~COG:E~BUSCO:928at33183) — protein sequence MVAPFSVVRLGARQLASSSLRNASLRPSRVSPLTACRQCLQLVRYQQTQSHRRAVHLSSSGDTENLLPRDLHSPLDTFPRRHIGPGADATEQMLAVLDPPAKNLDEFVKQVLPADILTAKNLSVSEPQAAAELRRDGVLGGLGEKDMVKLLESYKNKIDATGKSFIGCGYYSTVVPPVIQRNVLENPAWYTSYTPYQAEISQGRLESLLNFQTLTADLTGLPVGNASVLDEGTAAAEAMTMSWATLPMNKQKQDGKVFVVSNLCHPQTIAVMRSRAEGFGIKLEIGDIMADNFKLVKDQGDRLIGVLAQYPDTEGGVFDFQSLSDSIHAQGGSFCVATDLLALTVLKAPGEFGADIAFGNAQRLGVPMGFGGPHAAFFACTDKYKRKIPGRIVGVSKDRLGNRALRLALQTREQHIRREKATSNICTAQALLANMTAMYAVYHGPQGLKAIAERIMALTALLRTKLQLLGFNVPVRGNASFDTLVVETESSAEADAIVGSALSAGLYLRRVSPTKVGMSLDEAVGVDELKQLLAVFANLSDKKGAETLDLSKDIPSVEVPVDIRRTSSYLTHPVFNTHHSETEMLRYMQHLVSKDLSLAHSMIPLGSCTMKLNATTEMVPITWPEFSTMHPFTPAQKVEGYVNMVEDLEKQLADITGMAEVTIQPNSGAQGEFAGLRVIKMYQDSLGEPGKRNICLIPVSAHGTNPASAAMAGMKVVPVKCDTGTGNLDVADLRAKCQKHKDELGAIMITYPSTFGVYEPTIKEVCDIVHEYGGQVYMDGANMNAQIGLCSPGEIGADVCHLNLHKTFCIPHGGGGPGVGPIGVAEHLRPFLPSHPLSEPLLAKRPASVDSPPISAAPYGSASILPITFSYINMMGSKGLTHATKITLLNANYLLSRLKQHYPILYTNENGRCAHEFILDVRKFKATAGIEAIDIAKRLQDYGFHAPTMSWPVANTLMIEPTESEPKGELDRFCDALISIREEIAAIERGEQPKDKNVLKMSPHTQRDLLTGDWDRPYTREKAAYPLPWLLEKKFWPTVTRVDDAFGDQNLFCTCGPVEDTSE from the exons ATGGTAGCACCGTTCTCAGTTGTCCGACTTGGGGCCCGCCAGCTGGCCTCCAGCTCGCTGCGCAATGCTTCACTCAGGCCCTCCCGTGTGTCGCCGCTCACCGCCTGCAGGCAATGCCTGCAGCTGGTGCGTTACCAGCAGACCCAATCCCACCGCCGAGCCGTCCACCTGAGCTCCAGCGGAGACACCGAAAACCTCCTGCCCCGCGACCTTCACTCCCCCCTTGACACCTTCCCACGTCGTCACATTGGCCCCGGTGCGGATGCCACCGAGCAGATGCTCGCCGTGCTGGACCCTCCGGCGAAGAATCTGGACGAGTTCGTGAAACAGGTGCTCCCGGCGGATATCCTGACCGCCAAGAATCTTTCAGTCTCAGAACCGCAGGCCGCCGCGGAACTTCGCAGGGACGGCGTCCTGGGTGGTCTAGGAGAGAAGGATATGGTCAAGCTGCTGGAGTCATACAAGAACAAAATCGATGCCACGGGGAAATCGTTCATCGGATGCGGATACTACTCAACCGTCGTCCCACCTGTCATCCAGCGCAATGTCCTCGAGAACCCCGCCTGGTACACCAGCTATACCCCTTACCAGGCCGAGATCAGTCAGGGCCGCCTCGAATCCCTCCTCAACTTCCAAACCCTGACCGCCGATCTGACCGGTCTTCCCGTCGGCAATGCGTCCGTCCTCGACGAAGGAACCGCCGCCGCCGAAGCAATGACCATGTCCTGGGCCACACTCCCCATGAATAAACAGAAGCAAGATGGAAAGGTCTTCGTTGTCTCGAACCTGTGCCATCCTCAAACCATTGCCGTCATGAGATCCCGCGCCGAGGGATTCGGAATCAAACTTGAGATTGGAGACATCATGGCTGACAACTTCAAGCTGGTCAAGGACCAAGGAGATCGATTGATCGGTGTCCTAGCTCAGTATCCTGACACCGAAGGAGGAGTCTTTGACTTCCAGAGCCTGAGCGACAGCATCCACGCACAGGGCGGAAGCTTCTGTGTTGCCACTGACCTTTTGGCTTTGACCGTCCTGAAGGCCCCCGGGGAATTTGGCGCTGATATTGCATTCGGAAACGCCCAGCGGTTGGGTGTGCCTATGGGTTTCGGTGGCCCGCACGCCGCTTTCTTCGCTTGCACCGATAAGTATAAGCGTAAGATCCCTGGCCGCATCGTTGGTGTTTCCAAAGATCGCCTTGGAAACCGTGCCCTGCGGCTGGCTCTTCAGACTCGTGAGCAGCACATTCGCCGAGAAAAAGCCACCAGCAATATCTGCACGGCACAGGCGCTCCTGGCCAACATGACCGCGATGTATGCGGTGTACCATGGTCCTCAGGGCTTAAAGGCCATCGCTGAACGTATCATGGCGTTGACTGCTCTTCTCCGTACTAAGTTGCAGCTCCTTGGCTTCAACGTGCCTGTGAGGGGAAATGCCAGCTTTGATACCCTGGTTGTGGAGACAGAGAGCAGCGCTGAGGCGGATGCAATCGTCGGATCAGCCCTTAGCGCCGGCCTGTACCTTCGACGTGTGAGCCCCACGAAGGTTGGCATGTCGCTTGATGAGGCTGTCGGCGTAGACGAACTGAAACAGCTTCTCGCCGTATTCGCAAACCTTTCAGACAAGAAGGGAGCTGAGACTCTGGATCTTAGCAAAGACATTCCCTCAGTCGAAGTGCCCGTCGACATTAGGAGAACCTCTTCATACCTCACCCATCCCGTGTTCAACACACACCATTCAGAAACGGAAATGTTGCGATACATGCAGCACCTCGTTTCAAAGGATCTTTCCCTCGCCCATTCGATGATCCCTCTTGGCTCTTGTACCATGAAATTGAACGCCACTACTGAGATGGTCCCCATCACATGGCCCGAATTTTCGACAATGCATCCGTTTACTCCTGCTCAGAAGGTCGAGGGCTATGTCAACATGGTCGAAGACTTGGAGAAGCAGCTGGCCGACATCACCGGTATGGCTGAAGTTACAATTCAACCCAACTCCGGAGCCCAGGGCGAGTTTGCAGGCTTGCGCGTAATTAAAATGTACCAGGATAGCCTTGGCGAGCCGGGAAAGAGGAACATCTGCTTGATTCCTGTTTCTGCCCACGGTACCAACCCTGCCAGCGCCGCAATGGCTGGAATGAAGGTCGTCCCGGTGAAGTGCGATACCGGTACCGGAAACCTCGACGTTGCGGACCTTCGAGCCAAGTGCCAGAAGCATAAAGACGAGCTAGGAGCGATCATGATCACCTATCCAAGCACGTTTGGTGTTTATGAGCCCACCATCAAAGAGGTTTGCGACATCGTCCACGAATACGGCGGTCAGGTGTATATGGATGGTGCCAACATGAACGCCCAGATCGGTCTTTGCTCACCCGGAGAGATTGGAGCCGACGTCTGCCACCTTAACCTTCACAAGACCTTCTGCATTCCCCATGGAGGCGGTGGGCCAGGCGTTGGTCCCATCGGTGTTGCTGAACATCTCCGACCTTTCCTTCCATCCCATCCTTTGAGCGAGCCCCTCCTGGCGAAGCGCCCGGCATCTGTTGACTCCCCTCCGATCTCGGCCGCCCCATACGGCAGTGCAAGCATCTTACCCATCACGTTCTCTTATATCAATATGATGGGATCTAAGGGCCTCACGCACGCCACCAAGATCACCCTCCTCAACGCCAATTATCTCCTTTCCCGCCTAAAGCAACATTATCCGATTCTTTACACCAACGAGAACGGCCGATGTGCCCACGAATTCATTTTGGATGTCCGTAAGTTCAAGGCGACCGCGGGCATTGAAGCGATCGATATCGCCAAGCGTCTTCAAGACTATGGTTTCCATGCACCGACCATGTCCTGGCCCGTTGCCAACACTCTGATGATCGAGCCAACTGAATCAGAACCCAAGGGCGAGTTGGATCGGTTCTGTGACGCCCTCATCTCCATCCGGGAGGAAATCGCTGCCATTGAGCGTGGAGAGCAGCCGAAAGATAAGAACGTGTTGAAGATGTCGCCTCACACACAGCGCGATTTGCTCACTGGGGATTGGGACCGTCCATACACGCGAGAGAAGGCGGCATACCCATTGCCGTGGCTCCTGGAGAAGAAATTTTGGCCCACCGTGACGAGAGTTGACGATG CTTTTGGTGACCAAAACCTCTTCTGCACATGTGGTCCTGTTGAAGACACGTCTGAGTGA